In the Haloferula helveola genome, one interval contains:
- a CDS encoding type VI secretion system tube protein Hcp: MKTSRHPARFSSSLALATPLATLTLGSADAYPLTGYLKIPDIDGESNRDKDHVGWIDIESFSMGISRPIQFGPTGPAPTGEAQQQALEISKPLDKSSPQLFLKCATGQYLPTVTLHLTKDAAPGTPTYYVVILSNVIISSLGTSDATTSGSAQPTEQVSFNYTKIDIQYTEVDTATGATGDTTAASYDFSTPTK, from the coding sequence ATGAAAACGTCCCGTCATCCGGCGCGATTTTCGTCGTCGCTGGCCCTCGCCACGCCGTTGGCCACCCTCACGCTGGGCAGTGCGGATGCCTACCCGCTCACCGGTTACCTGAAGATCCCCGACATCGATGGGGAATCGAACCGAGACAAGGACCACGTCGGATGGATCGACATCGAATCGTTCTCGATGGGGATCAGCCGTCCGATCCAATTCGGGCCGACCGGACCGGCGCCGACCGGGGAAGCCCAACAGCAGGCCTTGGAGATCAGCAAACCCCTCGACAAGTCATCACCCCAGCTGTTCCTGAAGTGTGCCACCGGTCAATACCTGCCCACCGTGACGCTGCATCTCACGAAGGATGCGGCACCCGGCACCCCGACCTACTACGTGGTCATCCTGAGCAACGTGATCATCAGCTCGTTGGGCACGTCCGACGCCACCACGTCCGGTAGCGCCCAGCCGACCGAGCAGGTCTCGTTCAACTACACCAAGATCGACATCCAGTACACGGAGGTCGACACGGCCACCGGCGCCACCGGTGACACGACGGCGGCGAGCTACGACTTCTCCACGCCAACCAAGTAG
- a CDS encoding imm11 family protein, translating into MAFQLIPDFEGECRFVDDWRSPSNSWNTVVPSNGVWIDSDYTSQFELAIGPGDFWPVFLLNPLSWPLFRKDFVDTSLELQRAIHRGDVQSLPILLNAAEKHPEYRLINVTRLVPCLDVQRSCISRFDDDPTEEISAVNRAVLRREASSDAPPVFRAREFPVMLFVQDAMAEELSACRELGAELVPVELS; encoded by the coding sequence ATGGCTTTCCAGCTCATTCCTGATTTCGAGGGAGAATGCAGATTTGTTGACGATTGGCGCTCACCATCCAACTCGTGGAATACAGTCGTTCCGTCGAATGGGGTCTGGATCGATTCTGACTACACCTCCCAATTCGAGCTGGCGATTGGCCCGGGAGACTTCTGGCCGGTTTTTCTTCTCAATCCGCTGAGTTGGCCCCTCTTCCGCAAGGATTTCGTGGACACTAGTCTCGAGCTGCAGCGAGCGATACACCGGGGGGACGTCCAGTCTTTACCGATCCTCCTCAATGCTGCCGAAAAGCACCCTGAGTATCGTTTGATCAACGTGACGCGTCTCGTCCCGTGCCTCGACGTCCAGCGCTCCTGCATCAGCAGATTCGATGACGACCCGACCGAAGAGATCAGTGCCGTCAACCGCGCAGTCCTTCGCCGAGAAGCCAGTTCAGATGCGCCGCCGGTGTTTCGGGCGCGAGAGTTCCCGGTGATGCTCTTTGTGCAGGATGCCATGGCCGAGGAGCTTTCTGCTTGCCGCGAACTTGGTGCAGAACTCGTCCCCGTCGAGCTGAGCTAG
- a CDS encoding DUF58 domain-containing protein produces the protein MSSPPPATRPTASNRLRPWLYSFYSHGTAMNHFLRRRIRPAGMGLLLVGVVLACLAGGQASDAVFRLLSFAFTLGCLALFWLPFRGARLEIRRDLPQHATAGVPVRLRYHITNRGRGLRNAWLLESPPDPRPARQQFIHAHEPGEEKRNLFDRAFAYYCWNWLCERRLAFDPLPSEESLALRRGEQQTIVAELTPRRRGLVPLDDLRLLLPDPLGFYQRSVKVDGGDATLAILPRRHRLPNVELPGTARFQPGGDATSRNTGPSGEFVALRDYQPGDPPRLIHWKSWARTGKPIIKELEDSFYPRHGLILDTFPEAGDEELFEEAVSVAASFVSAIDTRECLIELMFISGREQVVTAGRGTGRAEGLLEVLAGVEPSPKPEFDSLKRLVMRHSEDLAGCLAVLSGWSDERARLLQRLAAAGIEIAAIVVCDEMPAVIRPRTHFVRSGHLAEDLMKLPDKL, from the coding sequence GTGAGTTCACCGCCACCCGCCACACGACCAACCGCCTCGAACCGCCTGAGGCCGTGGCTTTACTCGTTCTACAGCCACGGCACCGCGATGAACCACTTCCTCCGCCGCCGGATCCGGCCGGCCGGGATGGGCCTGCTGCTGGTCGGCGTGGTGCTCGCCTGCCTCGCCGGCGGCCAGGCGTCCGACGCCGTCTTCCGCCTGCTCTCGTTCGCCTTCACGCTCGGCTGCCTCGCACTCTTCTGGCTGCCCTTCCGCGGCGCCCGGCTTGAGATCCGTCGCGACCTCCCGCAGCATGCCACCGCGGGCGTGCCGGTCCGGCTGCGCTACCACATCACCAACCGCGGGCGCGGGCTGCGGAACGCCTGGCTGCTCGAGTCGCCGCCCGACCCGCGCCCGGCACGGCAGCAGTTCATCCATGCCCATGAGCCCGGCGAGGAAAAGCGCAACCTCTTCGACCGCGCCTTCGCCTACTACTGCTGGAACTGGCTCTGCGAACGGCGCCTCGCCTTCGACCCGCTGCCATCGGAGGAATCCCTCGCACTGCGACGCGGCGAACAGCAGACGATCGTCGCGGAGCTGACCCCACGCCGCCGCGGGCTGGTCCCGCTCGACGACCTGCGCCTGCTGCTCCCCGACCCGCTCGGCTTTTATCAGCGGAGCGTGAAGGTCGACGGCGGCGACGCCACCCTCGCCATCCTGCCGCGGCGCCACCGCCTGCCGAACGTCGAGCTCCCGGGCACCGCACGTTTCCAGCCCGGCGGCGACGCGACCTCGCGGAACACGGGGCCATCGGGCGAGTTCGTCGCGCTCCGCGACTACCAGCCGGGTGACCCGCCGCGGCTCATCCACTGGAAGAGCTGGGCACGCACCGGCAAGCCGATCATCAAGGAGCTCGAAGACAGCTTCTACCCGCGCCACGGGCTGATTCTCGATACCTTCCCCGAGGCCGGCGACGAGGAGCTATTCGAGGAGGCCGTCTCGGTCGCGGCTTCGTTCGTTTCCGCCATCGACACGCGCGAGTGCCTGATCGAGCTGATGTTCATCTCCGGTCGCGAGCAGGTCGTCACTGCCGGACGCGGCACCGGGCGGGCCGAAGGCTTGCTCGAGGTGCTTGCCGGCGTCGAGCCGTCGCCCAAGCCCGAGTTCGATTCCCTCAAACGGCTTGTGATGCGCCACTCGGAGGACCTCGCCGGCTGCCTCGCGGTGCTCTCGGGTTGGTCGGACGAGCGCGCGCGTCTCCTCCAGCGCCTTGCCGCCGCGGGCATCGAGATCGCCGCGATCGTCGTCTGCGACGAAATGCCCGCCGTCATCCGTCCCCGCACCCACTTCGTCCGGTCCGGCCACCTCGCCGAAGACCTGATGAAACTTCCGGACAAGCTCTGA
- a CDS encoding type VI secretion system tube protein Hcp, protein MIRSLQTAAVMAAFATADLAGAADEHAWMEFDPVIEGEATDPVHPDWIVVNGFELVGPLVVGTPGSVSLRKPVDKSSPLLFQACATATVSDSVTIDFDGPVEGVLLSRIELDDVVVSRWSSEGAGDPEEFLTLDFQSITFTYYTLSDSSFATIDLVTGTSSSGSGDGTDGDRDGMADSWETLNGLVVGIDDSGGDLDGDGLNNGDEFLVGSDPNSGASFFKVTVKVDPSNAAQLLLTWNSLPGKTYRILRSPDLTTPFTQIGTATATDTSTTAAVANAATLGFYRVSLEP, encoded by the coding sequence ATGATCCGCTCCCTCCAGACGGCGGCCGTCATGGCCGCGTTCGCGACTGCCGACCTGGCGGGCGCCGCGGATGAGCACGCGTGGATGGAGTTTGATCCGGTCATCGAGGGGGAAGCGACGGATCCGGTCCACCCCGACTGGATCGTCGTCAACGGCTTCGAGCTGGTCGGACCGCTCGTGGTCGGAACACCCGGATCCGTCAGCCTGCGCAAGCCGGTCGACAAGTCATCGCCCCTCCTGTTCCAAGCCTGCGCCACCGCCACCGTTTCCGACTCGGTCACGATCGACTTCGACGGGCCCGTCGAGGGCGTGCTTCTCAGTCGGATCGAACTGGACGACGTGGTCGTTTCGCGGTGGTCGTCAGAGGGTGCCGGCGATCCCGAGGAATTCCTGACACTGGATTTCCAATCCATCACCTTCACCTACTACACCCTTAGTGATTCAAGCTTCGCCACGATCGATCTCGTGACCGGAACGAGCTCGTCAGGATCGGGTGACGGGACCGACGGCGACAGGGACGGGATGGCGGATTCGTGGGAAACGCTCAACGGCCTGGTGGTGGGAATCGACGACTCGGGCGGAGACCTCGACGGCGACGGCCTGAACAATGGCGACGAGTTTCTCGTCGGTAGCGATCCGAATTCCGGCGCGTCGTTCTTCAAGGTCACGGTGAAGGTGGATCCGAGCAACGCCGCCCAGCTCCTGCTGACCTGGAACAGCCTGCCCGGAAAGACCTACCGGATCCTCCGGAGCCCCGACCTGACCACGCCGTTCACCCAGATCGGCACCGCGACCGCGACGGACACCTCGACCACCGCCGCGGTCGCGAACGCGGCGACCCTCGGATTTTACCGGGTCTCCCTCGAACCGTGA
- a CDS encoding SprT-like domain-containing protein gives MGLRSLASDLRVVWNPRLRSTAGRAWPGQGVIELNPRLREFGDDEIRRTLLHELAHLVAHARAGRKRIAPHGPEWRFACADLGIAGESARHRLPLPRSRQKRRFRYECPVCGTGIERVRRLRRAAACFTCCKAHAGGRFDKRFQLVERDHCAATGLDP, from the coding sequence TTGGGATTGCGATCGCTGGCCTCCGATCTGCGGGTCGTGTGGAATCCCCGGCTGCGTTCGACCGCCGGACGCGCCTGGCCGGGGCAGGGAGTGATCGAATTGAACCCGCGCCTGCGGGAGTTTGGCGATGATGAGATCCGCCGGACGCTGCTCCACGAGCTGGCGCACCTCGTGGCCCACGCCCGCGCCGGGCGCAAACGGATCGCCCCCCACGGGCCCGAGTGGCGCTTCGCGTGTGCGGACCTCGGCATTGCTGGCGAATCGGCGAGGCATCGGTTGCCGCTCCCGCGGTCGCGTCAGAAGCGGCGCTTCCGCTACGAGTGCCCGGTGTGTGGCACCGGCATCGAGCGGGTGCGTCGTCTGCGTCGTGCCGCGGCCTGCTTCACGTGTTGCAAGGCCCACGCGGGCGGGCGCTTCGACAAGCGGTTTCAACTGGTGGAGCGCGACCATTGCGCGGCGACCGGGTTGGATCCCTGA
- a CDS encoding transglutaminase-like domain-containing protein, whose product MKSADDNPTSPPTRRDRELADTRPAPRLLLGASLLLWGGITGRPLIGLIIAVAVEAAHWTRTRWEFGNPAYLRAWQVAILLLVLTVGVVWLDSSAISALPNAMTWLPVILFPLQFVQSYGIRRSMSLANLSLFLRKRREHSRKHGLPFRDIRFCFDHVYFCSVLISASLGQHSRSAFLFVASVVLVIWWFIPRLSGKRMKPVSAGLMLLTAVGGGYAGEKILDYAYERLLIGRYQLGSLEYSRHTRTAIGDLGEIKQSPEIQWRLIPRHGELPRLLRVSSYNNYLNTYWSTKLPKRVGEEDSEPLEFQELQSVGIEDPFRITAQNADTTTATSPAFPQFTVRGGTPRKDLFPLPANAGSMVLPAQNIEINAFGSLRVDPQHPVADALILWGDPMDTALPPWSDPGDPDRESPDLQIPNNEEPAIRRFVDQLGIRDLPLKEKVAVLRGHFAREFTYTRYLSLPDPKAQDEYERANFISLFLEETKRGHCEYFATATVFLLRECGVPTRYATGFAVVERDPDSGEALLRGTHGHAWCTAWDEARQTWIDVDLTPPDWSGTETPYMPAWQGLLDRWQILRDNILVWRSQPGNMAIAIVIVCLPLVAGAALAARRLWRSKRQVGPYRDRKAAKAALALSPLGLLEKPATKHLGERPLGTPLSRWLLDVRPALASTDQLDEAIEIHRRLRFDPTADADSLRSRLESLVAPLRRELKRVPRRQA is encoded by the coding sequence GTGAAAAGCGCTGACGATAACCCGACATCCCCGCCGACGCGACGGGACCGGGAGTTGGCGGACACCCGGCCCGCACCCCGCCTGCTGCTCGGGGCCAGCCTGTTGCTGTGGGGCGGCATCACCGGCCGGCCGCTGATCGGCCTCATCATCGCCGTGGCGGTCGAGGCCGCACACTGGACACGCACCCGCTGGGAGTTCGGCAATCCCGCCTACCTCCGCGCCTGGCAGGTCGCGATCCTCCTGCTCGTCCTTACGGTGGGTGTCGTCTGGCTCGACTCTTCGGCCATCTCCGCCTTGCCGAACGCGATGACCTGGCTGCCGGTGATCCTGTTCCCTCTCCAGTTCGTCCAGAGCTACGGGATTCGTCGTAGCATGTCGCTGGCAAACCTTTCCCTCTTCCTGCGCAAGCGCCGTGAGCACTCCCGCAAGCACGGGCTGCCGTTCCGCGACATCCGTTTCTGCTTCGATCACGTCTACTTCTGCTCGGTGCTGATCTCGGCCTCGCTCGGCCAGCACTCGCGCTCGGCATTCCTCTTCGTCGCTTCGGTGGTGCTCGTGATCTGGTGGTTCATTCCGCGGCTGTCCGGCAAGCGCATGAAGCCGGTCAGCGCCGGCCTGATGCTCCTCACCGCCGTCGGCGGCGGCTACGCCGGAGAGAAGATTCTCGACTACGCCTATGAACGCCTGCTGATCGGCCGCTACCAGCTCGGCTCGCTTGAATACTCCCGACACACCCGCACCGCCATCGGCGACCTCGGAGAAATCAAGCAGTCGCCGGAGATCCAGTGGCGGCTGATCCCGCGTCATGGCGAACTGCCGCGACTGCTGCGGGTTTCGTCCTACAACAACTACCTCAACACCTACTGGAGCACGAAGCTGCCGAAGCGGGTGGGCGAAGAGGACTCGGAACCGCTGGAGTTCCAGGAACTTCAGTCGGTCGGCATCGAGGACCCGTTCCGGATCACCGCCCAGAACGCCGACACCACCACCGCCACCAGCCCGGCTTTTCCGCAGTTCACGGTGCGGGGCGGCACCCCGCGAAAGGACCTCTTCCCGCTGCCGGCCAATGCCGGAAGCATGGTGCTTCCCGCCCAGAACATCGAAATCAACGCCTTCGGCTCGCTCCGCGTCGACCCGCAACACCCGGTCGCCGATGCCCTCATCCTCTGGGGCGACCCGATGGACACCGCCCTGCCTCCGTGGAGCGACCCCGGTGATCCCGATCGTGAATCGCCCGATCTCCAGATTCCCAATAACGAGGAACCGGCGATCCGGCGCTTTGTCGACCAGCTCGGCATCCGCGACCTGCCACTGAAAGAGAAGGTGGCCGTGCTGCGCGGCCATTTCGCCCGCGAGTTCACCTACACGCGCTATCTCTCCCTCCCGGATCCGAAGGCGCAGGATGAATACGAACGCGCCAATTTCATCTCGCTGTTCCTTGAGGAAACGAAACGCGGCCACTGCGAGTACTTCGCCACCGCCACCGTGTTCCTGCTTCGCGAATGCGGAGTTCCTACCCGGTACGCCACGGGCTTCGCCGTCGTCGAGCGCGACCCGGACAGCGGCGAGGCGCTGCTCCGCGGCACCCACGGTCACGCATGGTGCACCGCGTGGGACGAGGCACGCCAAACGTGGATCGACGTCGATCTGACACCGCCCGACTGGTCCGGCACCGAAACGCCCTACATGCCCGCGTGGCAAGGCCTGCTCGATCGCTGGCAGATCCTCCGCGACAACATCCTCGTCTGGCGGAGCCAACCGGGAAACATGGCCATCGCCATCGTCATCGTCTGCCTGCCATTGGTCGCGGGCGCGGCACTCGCCGCCCGGCGCCTCTGGCGATCGAAACGCCAGGTCGGCCCGTATCGCGACCGTAAGGCCGCCAAGGCCGCGCTCGCCCTGTCGCCGCTCGGACTGCTCGAAAAGCCCGCTACCAAACACCTCGGCGAGCGTCCTCTCGGCACGCCGTTGAGCCGCTGGTTGCTCGACGTCCGCCCGGCATTGGCGAGCACGGATCAGCTCGACGAAGCCATCGAGATCCACCGCCGGCTCCGTTTCGACCCGACCGCCGACGCCGACAGCCTCCGCTCCCGCCTCGAGTCCCTCGTCGCCCCCCTCCGCCGCGAGCTCAAGCGCGTCCCGCGTCGTCAGGCCTGA
- a CDS encoding DUF2238 domain-containing protein produces the protein MPKSLRLATVLLVLFIGVMVALGIAPLKRADWLLENAMVFITVPILVLTARKFPFSRVSYVCFFIFLCFHELGSHYSYSNVPYRDWLGLEDGGRNHYDRLVHFLYGLLLAYPMREIFLRIADAKGFWGYFLPLDLTLSTSMIYELIEWGAASVFGGDLGQAYLGTQGDEWDAHKDMALAGLGAIIAMLITSAINARCQRDFAREFRDSLRIKHREPAELPPG, from the coding sequence GTGCCCAAGTCACTGCGTCTCGCCACCGTCCTGCTGGTGCTCTTCATCGGGGTGATGGTCGCGCTCGGTATCGCGCCGCTGAAGCGGGCGGACTGGCTTTTGGAAAACGCGATGGTTTTCATCACGGTCCCCATCCTCGTCCTGACCGCCCGCAAGTTTCCCTTCTCCCGTGTCTCCTACGTTTGTTTCTTCATCTTCCTCTGCTTTCACGAACTCGGATCGCACTACTCCTACTCGAACGTCCCATACAGGGATTGGCTCGGCCTCGAAGACGGCGGACGCAACCATTACGACCGGCTGGTCCACTTCCTCTACGGACTGCTGCTCGCCTACCCGATGCGCGAGATCTTCCTGCGGATCGCGGACGCGAAAGGGTTCTGGGGATACTTCCTTCCACTGGATCTCACGCTCTCGACCTCGATGATCTACGAGTTGATCGAATGGGGCGCCGCATCGGTCTTCGGTGGTGATCTTGGTCAGGCGTATCTGGGCACCCAAGGCGACGAATGGGACGCCCACAAGGACATGGCGCTCGCAGGTCTCGGCGCGATCATCGCGATGCTCATCACCTCCGCGATCAACGCCCGCTGCCAACGCGACTTCGCCCGCGAGTTCCGCGACAGCCTGCGCATCAAACACCGCGAACCTGCCGAGCTTCCGCCCGGTTGA
- a CDS encoding BNR-4 repeat-containing protein: MRTSVYFRLAVCVAAAAGTAVAAEPKDDATDVRRIDGYQGIWFDLGQRSEFGSKYAGGLGTYTAKHVPLAVHAPDVGKTFFVYGGTTRPDERHLLAMVSYYDHRTDRVPKPVVVHDKQGVDDPHDNPSIQIDGDGRLWVFVSGRGRKRPGHIYRSQLPHDIESFEHLGPREFTYPQPWWRDDEGFLFLFTKYTRGRELYWSVSDATGGKWSEDRKLAGMGGHYQVSNERDGRVVSAFNMHPGGNVDRRTNLYFVQTDDGGETWRTAAGKRLETPLTDPACAALVHDYRAEKRLVYLKDIGFDRDGNPVVLYVTSSSSKPGPVGAPRVWTIAHWSGESWDIREVTTSTHNYDMGSLYIEDDGTWRIIAPTGKGPQEHGAGGEIAIWTSRDKGRTWKKARELTTGSPRNHGYVRRPVNAHPDFYGFWADGNPDSLSESHLYFTDRSGSRVRCLPYEMDHAEATPATFGTGK, encoded by the coding sequence ATGAGAACCTCGGTCTACTTCCGCTTGGCCGTATGCGTGGCTGCCGCCGCGGGAACCGCGGTTGCCGCCGAGCCCAAGGACGACGCGACGGACGTGCGGAGGATCGATGGCTACCAGGGTATCTGGTTCGATCTGGGCCAGCGTTCCGAGTTCGGCTCGAAGTATGCCGGCGGACTTGGGACCTACACGGCCAAGCACGTTCCGCTGGCTGTTCACGCGCCCGATGTCGGAAAGACCTTTTTCGTCTATGGCGGAACAACCCGCCCGGACGAGCGCCATCTGCTCGCGATGGTGTCGTACTATGACCATCGGACCGACCGGGTGCCGAAGCCGGTGGTGGTTCATGACAAGCAGGGAGTCGACGATCCCCACGACAACCCGAGCATCCAGATCGACGGCGACGGCCGCTTGTGGGTTTTTGTGAGCGGCCGTGGTCGCAAGCGGCCGGGCCACATTTACCGCTCGCAGCTGCCCCACGACATCGAGAGCTTCGAGCACCTCGGGCCTCGCGAGTTCACCTACCCCCAGCCGTGGTGGCGGGATGACGAGGGGTTCCTGTTTCTGTTCACGAAATACACGCGAGGCCGCGAGTTGTACTGGAGCGTGAGCGACGCTACTGGCGGCAAGTGGAGCGAGGATCGGAAGTTGGCCGGCATGGGCGGCCATTACCAGGTGAGCAACGAGCGTGATGGCAGGGTCGTGAGCGCCTTCAACATGCATCCGGGCGGGAACGTCGACCGGCGTACGAATCTGTACTTCGTGCAGACGGACGACGGTGGCGAGACTTGGCGGACTGCCGCCGGGAAGAGACTGGAGACGCCTCTGACGGATCCCGCCTGTGCGGCGCTGGTTCACGACTACCGCGCCGAGAAGCGGTTGGTTTACCTGAAGGACATCGGGTTCGATCGGGACGGAAATCCGGTCGTCCTCTATGTCACGAGTTCGAGCAGCAAACCCGGTCCTGTAGGAGCACCCCGAGTCTGGACGATCGCGCATTGGTCCGGGGAGTCGTGGGACATCCGAGAGGTCACGACCTCCACGCACAACTACGACATGGGTTCGCTCTACATCGAGGACGACGGCACTTGGCGAATCATCGCGCCGACCGGGAAGGGGCCGCAGGAGCACGGCGCGGGCGGGGAGATCGCGATCTGGACGAGCCGCGACAAGGGGCGGACCTGGAAAAAGGCTCGCGAACTCACAACGGGGAGCCCGCGCAACCATGGCTACGTGCGTCGGCCGGTGAATGCGCACCCGGACTTCTACGGTTTCTGGGCCGACGGGAATCCCGATTCGCTGTCGGAGTCGCACCTCTACTTCACGGATCGATCGGGCTCTCGGGTGAGATGTCTGCCCTACGAGATGGATCACGCCGAGGCGACACCCGCCACATTCGGGACCGGGAAATGA
- a CDS encoding methyltransferase, whose product MSDSTFRFTGLDDWSPEPFRTALARAGFSHGNSKAIGLGSLARVIREGHLIRETLPSSSRLANAVRLFLLGDTLPAEDVVGLLGNEAEDIHRIGLLEKSDQGVRSRFQVSPGSKGWIACDFAERQNDPSGDYVMGLGPSTHLLACLVPPCEQGRMLELGCGIAWLSQQFRASGADVVASDLNPRAIELARFNARLSSSEGIDFRQGDLFSAVRGEHFDRIAANLPYVQSPGGHLIHRESAAGEESICARALREVAEYLAPGGIAVALINWCHSDDDDWPEAPLRWSPSEGVRRWLFQTECASPADYARKWIRGDVRFDRAGEAREMRRWLDFYGEHRIRRISSGFIVLQQCSSGREWTETESRAAESIAPGAGEEVLRVLRNRTWLRDPHSDLLDQHYRTVPEMRAMAEMELERRWIRRTIRLTSACRLSYDGQIDENLLRLLELCAKGCTPADMVAEIRKKPEFSDIPDIGHKIGDLVRQLVHHGILIPSELAD is encoded by the coding sequence GTGAGTGACAGCACCTTCCGTTTCACAGGACTGGACGACTGGTCTCCCGAGCCGTTCCGAACGGCTCTGGCGCGGGCCGGCTTCAGCCATGGAAACAGCAAGGCAATCGGCCTCGGCTCGCTGGCCCGCGTGATTCGCGAAGGGCACCTGATTCGGGAGACTCTACCTTCCAGTTCGAGGCTGGCGAACGCGGTGCGACTTTTCCTCCTCGGTGACACACTGCCAGCCGAAGACGTCGTCGGCCTTCTCGGCAACGAAGCGGAGGACATCCACCGCATCGGCCTCTTGGAGAAGTCGGACCAGGGAGTTCGCTCCCGCTTCCAGGTCAGTCCGGGCTCAAAGGGTTGGATCGCGTGTGACTTCGCCGAGCGACAGAACGATCCCTCGGGGGACTACGTGATGGGCCTGGGCCCATCGACCCACCTGCTCGCCTGCCTGGTTCCGCCATGCGAGCAAGGCCGGATGCTCGAGCTCGGCTGCGGCATCGCGTGGCTCTCCCAGCAGTTCCGCGCCAGCGGCGCTGATGTCGTCGCCTCCGATCTGAATCCCCGCGCGATCGAACTCGCGCGCTTCAACGCGCGCCTGTCCTCGTCCGAGGGGATCGACTTCCGCCAAGGCGACCTCTTCTCGGCGGTTCGAGGCGAACATTTCGACCGGATCGCCGCCAACCTGCCCTACGTCCAGTCTCCCGGAGGCCACCTGATCCACCGTGAGTCGGCCGCGGGTGAGGAGAGCATTTGCGCGCGGGCCCTCCGGGAAGTGGCGGAGTATCTGGCTCCCGGCGGCATTGCCGTGGCGCTGATCAACTGGTGCCATTCGGACGACGACGACTGGCCCGAAGCACCTCTCCGCTGGAGCCCTTCGGAAGGTGTCCGGCGATGGCTTTTCCAAACCGAGTGCGCCAGTCCCGCGGACTATGCGAGAAAATGGATCCGCGGGGACGTCCGCTTCGATCGTGCCGGCGAGGCGCGCGAGATGCGGCGCTGGCTCGACTTCTACGGTGAACATCGTATCCGGCGAATCAGCAGCGGGTTCATCGTTCTGCAGCAGTGCTCCTCCGGCAGGGAGTGGACGGAAACCGAATCCCGGGCAGCCGAGAGCATCGCTCCCGGCGCCGGCGAGGAAGTGCTCCGGGTCCTGCGCAACCGCACCTGGCTTCGGGACCCTCATTCCGATTTGCTCGATCAACACTACCGAACGGTTCCGGAAATGAGGGCGATGGCGGAAATGGAGCTCGAGAGGCGTTGGATCCGCCGGACCATCCGGCTCACGAGTGCCTGCCGGCTCTCCTACGACGGCCAGATCGATGAGAACCTGCTCCGGTTGTTGGAACTCTGCGCCAAAGGATGCACGCCCGCGGACATGGTCGCGGAGATCCGGAAAAAGCCGGAGTTTTCGGACATCCCGGACATCGGGCACAAGATCGGAGACCTCGTCCGCCAACTGGTGCATCACGGCATCCTCATTCCCTCCGAACTCGCGGATTGA
- a CDS encoding GrpB family protein: MKVVIVPHDPEWAEAFASEARRIRMALGAVVVEVHHIGSTAIPGMPAKPIIDMLLEVRSLDDLDGATAALEAAGYEAMGEFGIPGRRYFRKDSAAGVRTHQIHAFEQGSVGCERHLAFRDYMIDHPDAARAYGLLKRQLVEAHAGDLEAYIDGKDAFVKEHEAMAIGWKKGATPRDSASCEPDHEA; this comes from the coding sequence ATGAAAGTGGTCATCGTCCCCCATGACCCCGAGTGGGCGGAGGCGTTTGCATCCGAAGCGCGGAGAATCCGCATGGCGCTTGGTGCGGTGGTGGTCGAAGTCCATCACATCGGGAGCACGGCGATCCCGGGGATGCCGGCCAAGCCGATCATCGACATGCTTTTGGAAGTCCGGAGTCTCGATGACTTGGACGGCGCGACTGCGGCACTCGAGGCGGCCGGCTACGAAGCGATGGGTGAGTTCGGGATTCCCGGTCGGCGGTATTTCAGAAAGGACTCCGCGGCAGGAGTGCGGACGCATCAGATTCACGCGTTCGAACAAGGCAGTGTCGGTTGCGAACGTCATCTCGCGTTCCGGGATTACATGATCGACCACCCTGATGCCGCCCGGGCGTATGGGCTGCTAAAGCGGCAGTTGGTGGAGGCGCATGCAGGTGACTTGGAGGCCTACATCGACGGCAAGGATGCCTTTGTGAAGGAGCACGAAGCGATGGCCATCGGATGGAAGAAGGGAGCTACCCCGAGAGACTCCGCGAGCTGCGAGCCTGACCATGAAGCCTGA